In a single window of the Callithrix jacchus isolate 240 chromosome 1, calJac240_pri, whole genome shotgun sequence genome:
- the LOC103791964 gene encoding LOW QUALITY PROTEIN: sperm acrosome membrane-associated protein 4-like (The sequence of the model RefSeq protein was modified relative to this genomic sequence to represent the inferred CDS: inserted 1 base in 1 codon) translates to MVLGWLLLLVMALTPGTTSVKDCIFCELTDSTQCPGTPMRCGDDEDCFTGHGIAPXSVINKGCVQATRCGREEPVSYKGVTYSLTTACCDGHLCNRAPGPASSQTSGATTSLALGLGMLLPPRLL, encoded by the exons ATGGTCCTGGGCTGGCTGCTGCTTCTGGTGATGGCTCTGACCCCAGGCACAACGAGTGTCAAGGACTGCATCTTCTGTGAGCTCACCGACTCCACGCAGTGTCCTGGCACCCCCATGCGCTGTGGTGATGATGAGGACTGCTTCACAGGCCACGGGATCGCCC GTTCCGTCATCAACAAAGGCTGCGTGCAAGCCACCAGGTGCGGCCGTGAGGAACCTGTCAGCTACAAGGGCGTCACCTACAGCCTCACCACTGCCTGCTGCGATGGCCACCTGTGCAACAGAGCCCCGGGCCCTGCCAGCAGCCAGACGTCAGGGGCTACCACCAGCCTGGCACTGGGGCTGGGCATGCTGCTTCCTCCACGTTTACTGTGA
- the LOC100387299 gene encoding protein FAM83E-like, translating into MWSDAHLHRGLVTLLTGEIAASFSLEFRTLNATSWPLPPAPPQGPSVMRGLQRGHSPHCMSRRCSVAPASPPPPDGPLAHHLAACQVSPAAPGLTLSDILRSMQHPRTSSGPLAWPSHSLWDLSRLSQLSGSSDGDNEVKKSWGSKDTPAKALIRQRALEEAPGGRQTPDFRCHGPSPGVVPCPCPLPTISTLCPQPKGGSVGMLH; encoded by the exons ATGTGGAGTGACGCCCACCTGCACCGAGGTCTGGTGACCCTGCTGACCGGTGAAATCGCAGCCTCCTTCAGCCTTGAGTTCCGGACACTGAATGCAACCTCTTGGCCGCTCCCACCTGCACCCCCCCAGGGACCCTCAGTCATGAGGGGCCTGCAGCGGGGCCATAGCCCACACTGCATGTCCCGCCGCTGCTCTGTGGCCCCTGCATCGCCTCCACCGCCTGACGGTCCGCTGGCCCACCACCTGGCCGCCTGTCAAGTATCCCCTGCCGCCCCGGGGCTGACACTCAGTGACATCCTAAGGAGCATGCAGCACCCCCGGACCTCCAGCGGTCCCCTGGCCTGGCCCAGCCACTCCCTGTGGGACCTAAGCCGCCTGTCCCAGCTGTCTGGCTCCAGTGATGGGGACAATGAG GTCAAGAAGTCCTGGGGCTCCAAGGACACCCCAGCCAAGGCTCTGATAAGGCAGCGGGCACTGGAGGAGGCCCCTGGGGGGAGACAGACTCCCGACTTCCGCTGCCATGGCCCCAGCCCTGGGGTagtgccctgcccctgccccctacCCACCATCTCCACTCTATGTCCCCAGCCCAAAGGTGGCTCGGTGGGGATGCTACACTGA